A stretch of Paenibacillus sp. URB8-2 DNA encodes these proteins:
- the metK gene encoding methionine adenosyltransferase — protein MPIKGRHLFTSESVTEGHPDKICDQISDAVLDAFLTNDPYARVACEVSVATGLVLVIGEISTKSEYVDIPAIVRNTVKDIGYVRAKYGFDYNTCAVLTSLNEQSADIAQGVNAALENRDPAQVAEETANIGAGDQGLMFGFATNETPELMPLPIALSHRIARRLSEVRKNGTLDYLRPDGKTQVTIEYQDDKPVRVDTIVVSTQHAEEISLEQIQKDIKEHVILPVVPDGLLDNETKYFINPTGRFVIGGPQGDAGLTGRKIIVDTYGGYARHGGGAFSGKDPTKVDRSAAYAARYVAKNLVAAGLADKCEIQLAYAIGVANPVSINVDTYGTGKIGEEQLVELVRGNFDLRPAGIISMLDLRRPIYKQTAAYGHFGRTDLDLPWERVDKATLLREQAGL, from the coding sequence ATGCCTATTAAAGGACGTCATTTGTTTACTTCCGAGTCTGTTACAGAGGGACATCCGGATAAGATTTGTGATCAAATTTCTGATGCGGTTCTGGATGCGTTCCTCACCAACGATCCCTACGCGCGCGTAGCCTGTGAGGTATCGGTAGCGACTGGTCTAGTTCTCGTTATTGGAGAAATCAGCACGAAGTCAGAGTATGTGGATATCCCGGCCATTGTACGGAATACAGTTAAGGATATCGGATATGTGCGCGCCAAATACGGCTTTGATTACAATACCTGTGCTGTGCTGACTTCGCTTAACGAGCAGTCCGCGGACATTGCCCAAGGGGTTAACGCGGCGCTGGAGAATCGTGACCCTGCTCAGGTTGCTGAAGAAACGGCCAATATTGGCGCAGGGGACCAAGGATTAATGTTCGGCTTCGCGACCAATGAAACGCCCGAACTGATGCCGCTTCCGATTGCTTTGTCCCACCGAATCGCCCGTCGTTTGTCCGAAGTCCGCAAAAATGGCACTTTGGATTATTTGAGACCGGATGGTAAAACACAGGTTACGATTGAGTATCAGGATGACAAGCCTGTACGTGTTGATACGATCGTCGTATCCACACAGCATGCGGAGGAAATTTCACTGGAACAAATCCAGAAGGATATCAAGGAGCATGTCATTTTGCCGGTGGTGCCCGATGGCCTGCTGGATAACGAGACCAAGTATTTCATCAATCCGACCGGACGCTTTGTTATTGGCGGACCGCAGGGAGATGCCGGGCTGACCGGACGGAAAATCATCGTCGATACGTATGGTGGTTATGCCCGTCACGGCGGGGGCGCTTTTTCCGGAAAAGATCCGACAAAAGTCGACCGTTCCGCTGCCTATGCTGCGCGTTATGTAGCGAAAAATCTGGTAGCCGCTGGTCTTGCCGACAAATGCGAAATTCAGCTGGCTTATGCAATTGGCGTAGCGAACCCGGTTTCCATTAACGTCGATACATACGGCACAGGCAAGATTGGTGAAGAACAGCTTGTCGAGCTGGTGCGCGGCAACTTCGACCTTCGTCCTGCCGGAATTATTTCCATGCTGGATCTGCGCAGACCGATCTACAAACAGACCGCTGCTTACGGACATTTCGGACGCACCGATCTGGATCTTCCTTGGGAACGTGTGGACAAAGCGACGCTGCTCAGGGAGCAGGCTGGTCTGTAA
- a CDS encoding alpha/beta-type small acid-soluble spore protein — protein sequence MARNNRTVVPESREMLKQMKFEIAAEFGLYGPVPGAGADTEFASELGSLGGVSATSRTPYLGHITSRDNGSVGGEITKRLVKQAEQALFL from the coding sequence ATGGCACGCAATAATCGCACGGTTGTTCCGGAAAGCCGGGAAATGCTGAAGCAGATGAAGTTCGAAATTGCAGCCGAATTTGGTCTTTATGGTCCCGTTCCTGGAGCAGGAGCGGATACGGAGTTTGCCTCCGAATTGGGATCGCTGGGAGGAGTTTCAGCGACATCCCGGACCCCCTATCTCGGACATATAACATCCCGGGATAATGGTTCTGTTGGCGGTGAAATTACGAAGCGGCTCGTCAAGCAGGCCGAGCAAGCCCTTTTCTTATAG
- a CDS encoding Ig-like domain-containing protein, protein MSDMSYPTKQESQFMNVQGGEKKVMKKILSVALSTAMAFSMFASVAFGETATTPQAKFDALAAKGVLNGYPDGQAHLEKDLTRAEFAKIVTKLFNLTEVTNKLSYKDKGYNAKNWAVPYIEAVTAANLMQGKDTVKGIFDYNGKVTVEEVATVLFRALKLEAPTTTDNNASTWAKGYAQAVINKGLVAASTNFKANATRSLVVETAYAVSNLSTVPVVASAEALSPTSVLVTFSDKATTTVTLTEALVAGVEKTINFTYNGHDYTAKVTLAAPKVVSVTAPNGKQVVVKFNRPVDASTISETVYGNTTLVDGVVSLTKLGSAPAVTPNTANVVIGADGTDATITFADTEYLKGQYAFTLTDAVKTTAGEKIPAYTQLLTVDDTVAPAIVSVSAVAKATTNKVTVKLSEPVQVLGTIAYVNGAAVNSIANGDSLDELVLTTGTLEAGKTYDVSLLNVKDFAGNYISPNPTKTTVTVVSDTVAPTVASVTVTGENKVKVVFNKSIDQLSLNGSIRLLDANGESKGAFIVSKNDSKTYTLTAPAFSFPSSGTFTGTIVFGTSIRDSLGNTLASTYSQAVTFTKDTAAPTVVSATYGSAGLVVKFSEDVTVAGNAITLISDATGFANGFTVTDGTYSVDGATVTFKNVTGLAAGSYTLRLPAGLVKDKAAAKNANAAVVLPVTITTTTSTDTDKPGANNISNAVVVGTDQRVTFDVYDTTGLNLSTVRDVNNYTLGGKALPAGSYITTSYNGTGNPTNVTASLYIPSASISSADDQDLVINGIKDTAGNTIVPVVKTIKNFVDSVAPTLSSAAVSSDISSRLILTFSEAVEGVDKDDLKVVVNGVEVSAANVEKLTGGTTGSSKKWVLNVPVAKGDYSGNSVLYVENGKEAGVQADEIIAYTGDAAGNLNLAASYVYTITVTVKDETTTSIVDGAGNNITKGTTVSGK, encoded by the coding sequence ATGAGTGACATGAGCTACCCAACTAAACAAGAATCTCAGTTCATGAATGTTCAAGGAGGAGAAAAAAAGGTTATGAAGAAAATTTTGTCCGTAGCATTGTCTACAGCAATGGCATTCTCGATGTTTGCCTCTGTAGCATTTGGTGAAACTGCAACAACCCCGCAAGCTAAATTCGACGCTCTGGCAGCGAAAGGTGTCCTGAACGGATATCCGGACGGCCAAGCACATCTGGAAAAAGATCTGACTCGCGCTGAGTTCGCGAAGATCGTAACTAAACTGTTCAACCTGACTGAAGTAACCAACAAACTGTCTTATAAAGACAAAGGTTACAACGCGAAGAACTGGGCAGTTCCTTACATCGAAGCTGTTACTGCAGCTAACCTGATGCAAGGTAAAGATACTGTAAAAGGTATCTTCGACTATAACGGTAAAGTAACAGTTGAAGAAGTGGCAACAGTACTGTTCCGCGCTCTGAAACTGGAAGCTCCTACTACTACCGACAACAACGCATCGACATGGGCTAAAGGTTACGCTCAAGCTGTAATCAACAAAGGCCTGGTAGCAGCTAGCACAAACTTCAAAGCTAACGCTACTCGTTCCCTGGTAGTTGAAACTGCTTATGCAGTAAGCAACCTGTCCACTGTTCCAGTGGTTGCATCTGCTGAAGCGCTGAGCCCAACTAGCGTTCTTGTAACTTTCTCCGACAAAGCAACGACTACAGTTACTTTGACCGAAGCTCTGGTTGCAGGCGTTGAAAAAACGATCAACTTTACTTACAACGGTCATGACTACACAGCGAAAGTAACGCTGGCTGCTCCGAAAGTAGTTTCCGTAACTGCTCCGAACGGCAAGCAAGTCGTTGTGAAATTCAACCGTCCGGTTGACGCTAGCACCATTTCTGAAACAGTATACGGCAACACTACTCTGGTTGACGGCGTAGTTAGCCTGACTAAACTGGGCAGCGCACCTGCAGTAACTCCAAACACCGCTAATGTTGTTATTGGAGCTGATGGCACGGACGCTACTATCACTTTTGCTGACACTGAATATCTTAAAGGTCAATACGCATTCACGCTGACTGACGCTGTTAAGACGACTGCTGGAGAGAAAATCCCGGCTTATACACAACTGCTGACTGTTGACGATACAGTTGCTCCGGCAATTGTTTCGGTATCCGCAGTAGCTAAAGCTACAACAAACAAAGTAACGGTTAAACTGAGCGAACCGGTACAAGTTCTGGGTACTATCGCTTATGTTAACGGAGCTGCTGTGAACAGCATTGCTAACGGCGATTCCCTGGATGAACTGGTACTGACTACCGGTACGCTGGAAGCCGGCAAAACTTATGACGTATCTCTGCTTAACGTTAAGGACTTTGCAGGCAACTACATTTCCCCGAACCCAACTAAGACTACTGTAACGGTTGTTTCCGATACTGTTGCTCCTACGGTAGCAAGTGTAACGGTAACAGGCGAAAACAAAGTTAAAGTTGTATTCAACAAGAGCATTGATCAGCTTTCCCTGAACGGCAGCATCCGCTTGCTGGACGCTAATGGCGAAAGCAAAGGCGCATTCATCGTATCCAAAAATGATTCCAAAACTTACACGTTGACTGCTCCGGCATTCTCGTTCCCAAGCAGCGGTACATTCACTGGTACGATCGTATTCGGAACGAGCATCCGTGACTCCCTGGGCAATACACTGGCAAGCACGTATTCCCAAGCTGTTACCTTCACTAAAGATACAGCTGCTCCTACAGTAGTAAGTGCTACTTACGGAAGCGCTGGTCTGGTAGTTAAGTTCTCCGAAGACGTAACTGTTGCCGGAAATGCTATCACGCTGATCTCCGATGCAACTGGATTTGCAAATGGCTTCACTGTTACCGACGGCACTTACTCTGTTGATGGCGCTACAGTTACATTTAAGAATGTAACAGGTCTGGCTGCCGGATCTTACACGCTGCGTCTGCCAGCAGGTCTGGTTAAAGATAAAGCAGCTGCTAAGAATGCCAACGCTGCAGTTGTTCTGCCTGTAACTATTACGACAACGACTTCAACTGATACCGACAAACCAGGTGCTAACAACATCAGTAATGCTGTAGTGGTAGGTACTGACCAAAGAGTAACGTTCGATGTATATGATACAACGGGCCTTAACCTTTCCACAGTACGTGATGTTAACAACTACACTCTGGGTGGCAAAGCACTTCCAGCAGGTTCTTACATCACAACTAGCTACAATGGAACAGGCAACCCAACTAATGTAACAGCTTCGCTGTACATTCCTTCTGCTTCCATCTCCTCGGCCGATGATCAAGATCTGGTGATCAACGGTATCAAGGATACTGCAGGCAACACTATTGTTCCTGTAGTGAAAACGATCAAAAACTTCGTTGATAGCGTGGCTCCGACTCTGTCTTCTGCCGCAGTATCTTCCGACATCTCCAGCAGATTGATCCTGACCTTCTCCGAAGCAGTAGAAGGAGTAGACAAAGACGATCTGAAGGTTGTTGTTAACGGAGTAGAAGTTTCTGCTGCTAACGTAGAGAAGCTGACAGGTGGAACTACTGGCTCCAGCAAGAAATGGGTTCTGAACGTACCGGTAGCTAAGGGTGATTACAGCGGCAACTCCGTCCTCTATGTTGAGAACGGTAAAGAAGCTGGTGTTCAAGCAGACGAAATCATCGCTTACACTGGCGATGCTGCTGGCAACCTGAACCTGGCTGCAAGCTACGTTTACACCATCACTGTAACTGTCAAGGATGAAACTACAACTTCTATCGTTGACGGAGCTGGCAACAACATCACTAAGGGAACTACGGTTTCCGGTAAATAA
- a CDS encoding S-layer homology domain-containing protein, translated as MKNRIKSIGSFVMAAVILLSTLSASGAAYAAAGQYFTFTKFSTSKDSPTNVNSSTVDVEGTFNGVSPDSIYYKVDSIVNGTEVPGASGADVKPTIANEKYFTFPNVKLSQGLNRITVYGTTSDGSVASGEAYVNFSNVPAIYNIALPDGTALNEGTPTFVNTSGLTLTLQAPNASEVMMNSSKMYNGGSTTFVIADYQLKVGYNKLTFVATTDGGTRTYSVSREVVYAPLDSGTPNNTKIGSTPVDTGSVVTSASGKLSGSITFKVPDSSGVTNLSTLTYAIRNTTTGSDLVTGQAATVSAPTSSGNFITFNYTSVADVPALSVNGAYTIVFTGSYDGKSITPVKFDFRNAATAYITDVQQVYSPSVSSGIVSYTSSGAFSDNSNLFQLPLWLLVKTDKTTAAVVNGLSLTTYQNGSPVATSAFSKNSYLTADGYRVFEITGLPTGEQTLHIDLMSGSTVLDSKTYTVNYISAPYIELTNLYNNQVFKTNDSFTAVTGNLVNFPSGDIGSAVISINGSNSSLTSSMISNTNSFSFNTVNNKLVTGPNKITISGIANGVPVSTSVTVYLFPDNLPSLAGLIPLPVNETTDPDQLFVKTANLAYTTNQTSADIQFVTNNATQIVIMVDGTQKVVANWDGSKWTYSPTTVNLSVPVDQAGTFTLRGQSLPKTGLRTIVVTARLETSTVSQALQITREVPPYNILSPKLPNESIIKQNFLNISIQAEGADSILIGKTPMVKGEKDIFRLEMKNLKKGANTFKFTINTGTQKTNGSFSVTYSDEVLQGSQLKSVLNASGKLSAFQNAVTLNFPKGTVLRDATPTPGTTNTRQINLFNDQYILLGIADKQDGRTVKQYNPVGETDISGNYLDGKLKEVSANSLATTYLTPKLHYGYASNLYWIDPGYFVASNSVNDYETVISSHPYKTGNEFYLGHMGKWLEPTQQGTITLKYDPSLANAATSNISVWKNVDGTWYNMGGKINTSSKTITATFDGFGYYTVMSLRYSYDDIVSHTYARNELETMMAKGIMNAKDSSEFGVYENMTRGEFATMLVKIMGIQLDYEPNNLTFADVVKYSDYHWDYRYIETAVRKGIIKGTAPRVFSPNSTLNREDASVMIARAMNLKLGTVDKDLAALQKLFTDTGSISSSYSVPSILAVYKAGVISGVANKLASGAKKVTYRFDPQARFTRADAAIMAQRMMIKMKKL; from the coding sequence GTGAAGAACAGAATCAAGTCGATAGGCAGTTTCGTCATGGCGGCTGTAATCCTGCTGTCGACTCTTTCGGCATCGGGAGCGGCATACGCCGCTGCAGGGCAATATTTTACCTTTACCAAATTCAGTACGAGTAAGGACTCTCCGACCAATGTGAACTCAAGTACGGTTGATGTTGAGGGTACATTCAATGGCGTATCCCCGGACAGTATCTATTATAAGGTTGACAGTATAGTGAATGGCACGGAAGTGCCTGGCGCAAGCGGAGCGGATGTGAAACCGACCATCGCCAATGAAAAATATTTCACGTTCCCCAACGTCAAATTGAGTCAGGGGCTTAACCGCATAACGGTTTACGGAACGACTTCGGACGGAAGCGTGGCAAGCGGAGAAGCTTATGTGAATTTCTCGAATGTGCCTGCCATCTATAATATTGCGCTTCCGGACGGAACGGCGTTGAATGAAGGAACACCAACCTTCGTCAACACTTCCGGACTGACATTAACGCTCCAAGCGCCGAATGCCTCCGAAGTCATGATGAATTCGTCCAAAATGTACAATGGCGGCAGCACCACATTTGTTATCGCCGACTACCAGCTTAAGGTGGGATATAACAAGCTTACCTTTGTGGCTACGACGGATGGCGGCACACGCACTTATTCCGTTTCCCGCGAAGTCGTTTATGCCCCGTTAGACTCCGGTACCCCTAATAATACGAAAATCGGCAGCACGCCGGTAGACACCGGCAGTGTGGTTACGTCGGCCAGCGGGAAGCTGAGCGGTTCCATTACTTTTAAAGTGCCTGACAGCTCGGGCGTCACGAATCTTTCGACGTTAACTTACGCCATTCGGAATACAACTACCGGTAGTGATTTGGTAACCGGTCAGGCAGCGACTGTCTCAGCACCTACGTCATCCGGCAATTTTATTACCTTTAATTACACCTCGGTTGCAGATGTGCCGGCTCTTTCCGTGAACGGCGCTTATACCATTGTTTTTACCGGAAGCTATGACGGCAAGAGCATTACTCCTGTCAAATTTGATTTCCGCAATGCAGCCACGGCTTATATTACGGATGTTCAGCAGGTTTATAGCCCGAGTGTCAGCAGCGGCATTGTATCGTATACTTCTTCCGGTGCATTCAGCGACAACTCGAATCTATTCCAGCTTCCGCTCTGGCTGCTAGTCAAAACCGACAAGACGACAGCTGCGGTGGTGAACGGCCTTTCGCTTACCACTTATCAGAACGGAAGCCCGGTCGCGACTTCGGCATTCAGCAAGAACAGCTATCTAACTGCCGACGGTTACAGAGTGTTTGAAATTACCGGACTCCCTACCGGCGAACAAACGCTTCATATTGATCTGATGAGCGGCAGCACCGTTTTGGATTCCAAAACTTATACAGTCAACTATATATCGGCACCCTATATCGAATTAACGAATCTTTATAATAATCAGGTGTTCAAAACCAATGATTCATTTACGGCCGTAACCGGGAACCTGGTCAATTTTCCTTCCGGCGACATCGGCTCGGCTGTGATTTCAATAAACGGTTCGAACAGTTCCTTGACGTCATCCATGATCAGCAACACGAATTCTTTCAGCTTTAACACGGTCAATAACAAGCTGGTTACCGGACCAAATAAAATTACAATCTCCGGTATAGCCAACGGGGTTCCTGTTTCCACGAGCGTTACTGTATACCTGTTCCCGGACAATCTGCCTTCGCTGGCAGGGCTAATCCCGCTTCCGGTCAACGAGACAACCGATCCCGATCAGCTGTTTGTCAAAACCGCAAATCTTGCGTACACGACCAACCAGACTAGCGCGGATATTCAGTTTGTGACCAATAATGCTACGCAGATAGTCATTATGGTGGACGGAACGCAGAAAGTGGTGGCTAACTGGGATGGTTCGAAATGGACCTATTCACCTACAACCGTAAATCTTTCGGTGCCGGTGGATCAGGCCGGAACATTCACGCTTCGCGGGCAGAGTCTTCCGAAGACCGGTCTGCGCACCATTGTGGTAACCGCACGTCTGGAGACGTCGACCGTATCTCAGGCGCTGCAAATTACGCGTGAAGTGCCCCCTTACAACATTCTGTCGCCCAAGCTTCCGAACGAAAGCATTATTAAGCAGAACTTCCTGAATATCAGCATTCAGGCGGAAGGCGCGGATAGTATTCTAATCGGCAAGACGCCAATGGTTAAAGGTGAGAAAGATATTTTCCGGCTTGAAATGAAGAATTTGAAAAAAGGGGCTAATACGTTCAAGTTTACGATTAACACCGGCACTCAAAAAACGAACGGTTCGTTCAGCGTCACTTATTCGGACGAGGTTCTTCAAGGGTCGCAGTTGAAATCGGTTCTTAACGCATCAGGCAAGCTGAGTGCGTTCCAAAACGCGGTAACGCTAAACTTTCCGAAGGGAACCGTGCTGCGGGATGCAACGCCGACGCCAGGGACAACGAATACCCGTCAGATCAACCTTTTTAATGACCAATATATTTTATTGGGTATCGCCGATAAGCAGGATGGACGTACCGTTAAGCAGTATAATCCGGTAGGAGAAACCGACATCAGCGGAAACTATCTGGATGGCAAGCTGAAAGAAGTCAGCGCCAATTCATTGGCAACCACCTATCTGACCCCCAAGCTGCATTATGGTTATGCTTCCAACCTGTATTGGATTGATCCGGGCTATTTCGTCGCCAGCAATTCGGTTAATGATTATGAAACGGTGATTTCCTCGCATCCATACAAGACAGGCAATGAATTTTATCTCGGACATATGGGTAAATGGCTTGAGCCGACTCAGCAGGGAACCATCACGTTGAAGTACGATCCAAGCTTGGCCAACGCAGCCACCTCCAACATTTCCGTCTGGAAGAACGTAGATGGGACCTGGTATAATATGGGCGGAAAGATTAATACGAGCAGCAAAACTATAACCGCGACATTTGACGGGTTCGGCTACTATACGGTTATGAGCCTTCGTTACAGCTACGATGACATTGTCTCGCACACTTACGCTCGCAACGAGCTTGAGACGATGATGGCCAAAGGGATTATGAACGCCAAGGATTCCAGCGAATTCGGTGTTTACGAAAATATGACGCGCGGCGAATTTGCAACGATGCTGGTTAAGATAATGGGGATTCAGCTTGATTACGAACCGAATAATCTTACCTTCGCTGATGTCGTGAAGTATAGCGACTACCATTGGGATTACCGTTACATTGAAACAGCCGTCCGTAAAGGAATTATAAAAGGGACCGCACCGCGAGTCTTCTCGCCTAACAGCACCCTCAACAGGGAAGATGCATCAGTCATGATCGCAAGAGCGATGAATCTGAAGCTGGGTACAGTAGACAAGGATTTGGCAGCCCTGCAAAAGCTGTTCACAGACACGGGGTCCATCAGTTCTTCTTACTCCGTACCGTCCATTTTGGCAGTGTACAAAGCCGGCGTAATTTCAGGCGTCGCCAATAAGCTGGCTTCCGGCGCAAAGAAGGTTACCTACCGCTTTGACCCGCAGGCAAGATTCACCCGGGCCGATGCGGCGATTATGGCCCAACGCATGATGATCAAGATGAAGAAATTATAA
- a CDS encoding IS1182 family transposase — MYIQYTMDQLFLPMDLEEDIPENHLVRVINTAVNRLDDSIFDAAYPGGGRDSYHPKMLTKVIIYAYTQRIYSSRQMAKAVRENIPFMWLAGRQRPDFRTLNRFRSQRMKDVLETVFTAVLQFLADEKYISLEHYFVDGTKIEANANRYTFVWGKAVSKHKTKLQENVHALFATIEAAENQEEAKHQGNDLAELGESSAISAEKLEQVTQELEARLLNKPKDKLLKKAVRKLRKDLLPRLLKYEQYQALLGDRNSFSKTDPDATFMRMKEDHMRNGQLKPGYNVQIGTENQFILAYSLHPRPTDTRCLQPHMEKARQMLGKLPQTVIADAGYGSEENYAYLEKEEIQAVVKYGSYHQEKSKAWKEKVGRIENWAYDEAEDTWTCPAGQMLHFRRESKETLASGYEIRKRHYRSQNCDGCPLKDRCTKAAGNREVAVSLERLRYQKQAREILRSEDGYALTVRRMTEPESVFGQLKNNRGFRRFLLRGMEKVTLEVGWLSLAHNVLKQAAVDQKRKAAILQ; from the coding sequence TTGTACATTCAATATACCATGGACCAACTTTTCCTGCCAATGGATTTAGAAGAAGACATTCCAGAAAATCACCTCGTTCGTGTCATCAACACTGCCGTAAACCGCCTGGACGACTCGATCTTTGATGCCGCTTATCCCGGCGGTGGCCGCGACAGCTACCACCCCAAAATGCTCACCAAAGTCATTATTTATGCCTACACCCAGCGCATCTACTCTTCCCGGCAAATGGCCAAAGCTGTGCGGGAGAACATTCCCTTCATGTGGCTGGCCGGACGACAACGCCCGGACTTCCGCACCCTTAACCGCTTCCGTTCTCAGCGGATGAAGGATGTCCTCGAAACCGTATTTACCGCCGTTCTTCAATTTCTGGCGGACGAAAAATACATCTCCCTGGAGCATTACTTTGTCGACGGCACCAAGATCGAGGCCAATGCCAATCGCTACACGTTTGTTTGGGGCAAAGCGGTCAGCAAACATAAGACCAAACTGCAAGAGAACGTACACGCGCTGTTTGCCACCATCGAAGCTGCAGAGAACCAAGAAGAAGCGAAACACCAAGGCAACGATCTCGCTGAACTTGGCGAGTCCTCAGCGATTAGCGCCGAGAAACTCGAACAAGTGACCCAGGAACTCGAAGCCCGGCTTCTGAACAAGCCTAAAGATAAACTCCTGAAGAAAGCGGTTCGTAAGCTTCGAAAAGACCTGCTTCCCCGGCTGCTGAAGTACGAACAGTACCAAGCGTTGCTCGGCGACCGGAATAGCTTTAGCAAGACCGACCCGGATGCGACCTTCATGCGAATGAAGGAAGATCACATGCGAAACGGTCAACTCAAACCGGGATACAATGTTCAGATTGGGACCGAAAACCAGTTTATTTTAGCCTACAGTCTACACCCAAGACCGACCGATACCCGCTGCCTACAACCGCATATGGAAAAGGCAAGGCAGATGCTTGGCAAACTCCCACAGACGGTCATTGCAGATGCAGGCTACGGCAGTGAAGAAAACTACGCCTATTTGGAAAAGGAAGAGATTCAGGCTGTGGTGAAATACGGCAGCTACCATCAAGAGAAGAGTAAAGCCTGGAAAGAGAAGGTCGGAAGGATTGAGAACTGGGCGTATGACGAAGCCGAAGATACGTGGACCTGCCCGGCCGGACAAATGCTGCATTTCCGCAGAGAAAGCAAGGAAACCTTGGCAAGTGGGTATGAAATTCGCAAACGTCATTACCGAAGCCAAAACTGCGACGGTTGCCCACTGAAGGACCGTTGCACCAAAGCGGCAGGAAATCGGGAAGTGGCCGTCAGTCTGGAACGGCTAAGGTACCAGAAGCAGGCTAGGGAAATATTGCGAAGTGAAGATGGCTATGCTTTGACGGTACGGCGAATGACGGAACCGGAAAGCGTATTTGGACAACTGAAGAACAACCGAGGGTTCCGGCGTTTTCTGCTTCGCGGCATGGAGAAAGTGACGCTTGAGGTCGGGTGGCTTTCACTTGCCCATAATGTGCTGAAGCAAGCCGCAGTGGACCAAAAACGCAAAGCAGCGATTCTCCAATAA
- a CDS encoding glycosyltransferase family 4 protein produces the protein MLIIYIAGFIVCMGLALCLTPLVKKFALAIGATDVPNARKVHTRIMPRLGGLGIFLAFVLGLLAISPFVPYEFSTRDINFIKALLSGGGLIVLLGGLDDKFELSAKVKLLGQIAAACIVVFGFDITVDFVNIPFNNTYSSLESWIAIPLTIFWIVGVTNAVNLIDGLDGLAAGVSGIAIATIATMAFLMGNVMVAMLCLLLLGSIVGFLFFNFHPAKIFMGDAGSLFLGFCLAMLALLGFKQIAVVSFITPLLIIGVPLSDTFFAIVRRKLQKKPIFAPDKGHLHHCLRELGFSHRQTVLIIYGIAGFFGILAVIQSSSALYEANWVTFVVICVMLFFLQIGAEVIGLVGQTKKPLLSFLSRVFMKVSAEKGSKS, from the coding sequence ATGTTAATCATATACATCGCCGGATTTATCGTATGCATGGGACTTGCATTATGTTTGACGCCGCTTGTCAAGAAATTCGCTCTTGCCATTGGCGCCACGGATGTGCCTAATGCCCGCAAAGTGCACACGAGAATAATGCCGCGCCTTGGAGGCTTGGGTATTTTTCTGGCGTTTGTGTTAGGACTGCTTGCCATATCGCCGTTTGTTCCTTACGAGTTTTCCACACGGGATATTAATTTCATTAAGGCGCTGCTTAGCGGCGGCGGTCTTATTGTGCTGCTTGGCGGTCTTGACGACAAGTTTGAGTTATCGGCCAAAGTAAAGCTGCTTGGTCAAATTGCCGCAGCCTGCATCGTAGTGTTCGGCTTTGACATTACGGTGGACTTTGTGAATATTCCTTTTAACAATACTTATTCTTCGCTTGAGAGCTGGATCGCTATTCCGCTTACGATTTTTTGGATTGTCGGCGTCACAAACGCTGTTAATTTGATCGACGGATTGGACGGGCTGGCTGCCGGCGTTTCGGGTATCGCTATTGCGACAATCGCTACAATGGCCTTTTTGATGGGCAATGTGATGGTTGCCATGCTCTGTCTGCTGCTCCTCGGCAGCATTGTGGGCTTTCTCTTTTTCAATTTCCATCCGGCCAAAATCTTTATGGGTGATGCGGGCTCACTGTTCCTCGGATTCTGTCTGGCCATGCTGGCACTGCTCGGGTTCAAACAGATCGCCGTCGTTTCCTTTATTACGCCGCTGCTTATTATCGGTGTGCCGTTGTCGGACACGTTCTTCGCGATCGTGCGCCGCAAGCTGCAGAAGAAACCGATTTTTGCTCCGGACAAAGGTCACCTGCATCATTGCCTCCGCGAGCTTGGTTTCAGCCATCGGCAGACGGTGCTCATTATTTACGGAATTGCAGGCTTCTTCGGAATCCTGGCCGTTATTCAATCCTCTTCCGCTCTGTATGAAGCGAACTGGGTTACTTTCGTAGTCATTTGTGTAATGCTCTTCTTCCTGCAGATTGGCGCCGAGGTTATCGGCTTGGTTGGACAAACCAAGAAACCGCTGCTGAGCTTCCTTTCCCGGGTATTCATGAAAGTGAGCGCGGAAAAAGGTTCAAAATCCTGA